A stretch of the Deltaproteobacteria bacterium genome encodes the following:
- a CDS encoding DUF2029 domain-containing protein: MSALRTEPFGVVVADGRPELLMDFASHRGVACAAWSGGLARAGGTSIYTLEAHLKATERWTGLPASIALPFGYSPTMLWMLGPLCMLPARWAYGVWCLACVLATGWMILRARVHWMVLLALVTPVTVHTFALGQTALLTTAALFFLMVRDGEGEGTPSRGSWQESLVLWLLTAKPPIAATGGLALLVRGRGRSVARAAGLTLVTTLALTPWLGAGWVRDYLHLVGSYDRVGLPSAFAWSIVPQYMSNLRAALHPDLGLGDDLAARLSTIVWSASLLAILLAAWQRPLPAGPTWALCIMTYLLLCPHVSSTEDVALFCVLAGMEADRVPKRLRIGAATLALVGLLLTPAIGPAAGRRPSVLFFAKLGLMAYVLVGGRFLTARGASGSRPAPG; encoded by the coding sequence GTGAGCGCGCTCAGGACGGAGCCTTTCGGCGTCGTGGTCGCGGACGGGCGGCCCGAGCTGCTCATGGACTTCGCCTCGCATCGGGGTGTTGCTTGCGCCGCGTGGTCGGGGGGCCTGGCGCGCGCGGGCGGCACGTCGATCTACACGCTCGAGGCCCACCTGAAGGCCACCGAGAGATGGACGGGGCTGCCCGCGTCGATCGCGCTCCCCTTCGGCTACTCGCCCACCATGCTGTGGATGCTGGGGCCGCTCTGCATGCTGCCGGCGCGATGGGCCTACGGGGTCTGGTGCCTCGCCTGCGTCCTGGCGACCGGCTGGATGATCTTGCGCGCGCGCGTCCACTGGATGGTGCTCCTTGCCCTCGTCACGCCGGTCACGGTTCACACCTTCGCGCTCGGCCAGACCGCCTTGCTCACCACCGCTGCCCTCTTCTTCCTGATGGTGCGGGACGGGGAGGGCGAGGGCACGCCGTCACGCGGCTCGTGGCAGGAGAGCCTCGTCCTCTGGCTCCTCACCGCCAAGCCTCCCATTGCGGCCACGGGAGGTCTGGCGCTGCTGGTGCGCGGCCGCGGCAGGAGCGTCGCTCGCGCGGCCGGCCTGACCCTCGTCACCACGCTGGCGCTCACTCCCTGGCTCGGCGCCGGCTGGGTGCGCGACTACCTGCACCTTGTCGGCAGCTACGATCGCGTCGGGTTGCCCTCTGCCTTCGCCTGGTCGATCGTCCCGCAATACATGAGCAACCTCCGTGCCGCCCTTCATCCCGACCTCGGGCTCGGCGACGACCTGGCGGCGCGGCTGAGCACCATCGTCTGGAGCGCGAGCCTCCTCGCCATCCTCCTCGCCGCATGGCAGCGACCGCTCCCCGCAGGGCCCACCTGGGCTCTTTGCATCATGACCTATCTTCTCCTCTGCCCGCACGTGAGCTCTACCGAGGACGTTGCGCTCTTCTGCGTGCTGGCCGGCATGGAAGCCGACCGCGTCCCGAAGAGGCTTCGGATCGGCGCCGCGACGCTCGCCTTGGTCGGCCTTCTCCTCACGCCCGCCATCGGGCCGGCGGCCGGGCGGCGACCGTCCGTGCTGTTCTTCGCGAAGCTCGGTCTCATGGCCTACGTCCTCGTTGGCGGGCGCTTCCTCACCGCGCGAGGAGCCAGCGGCTCACGACCCGCTCCCGGCTGA
- a CDS encoding DUF2029 domain-containing protein, with protein MAEGDEERPHGSRLMNGGAGASQRAARWLTLPRARAHAVVVVGIFAAVYAFGILRHRGLIDAFGHIIGVDLLTMRTGARIVLDGRGADLYDVALQETYWRTALGVERLPGMSLFTSPPFVALLYVPWALIPQAPALLLWTGACLAALAAALRIMARCAPLTGRHWPDTLVLSLSFYPILEGLMAGSNSLLAVPIFALVLVALRAGREASAGALLGLLFYRPQLALAPVVVFAAKGRWRVIAAAAAVGAGWAAASVLFVGWRTPRDFLALGPLLSRMIFEPGMPSALFCSIYAFFLLPLGPARFGLAMALGSVVSLGLLALVLWVWRGPWDARAGWLDLRFAALLVVTPLVSPYLQLHDVAVLVLPALLVSEYWLGHGAGAGWARIRLVLAILWLTCLVGPPIITRLAPLPLVPVAVSLLGWAVLDTWRAAEARA; from the coding sequence ATGGCCGAGGGTGACGAGGAGCGCCCGCATGGGTCCCGCCTTATGAACGGCGGTGCCGGCGCGAGTCAACGCGCCGCGCGCTGGCTGACGCTGCCCCGAGCTCGAGCCCACGCCGTGGTGGTGGTCGGGATCTTCGCCGCCGTCTACGCGTTCGGCATCCTGCGACACCGGGGATTGATCGACGCCTTCGGTCACATCATCGGCGTCGACCTGCTCACCATGCGCACGGGCGCGCGGATCGTGCTCGACGGACGCGGCGCCGACCTCTACGACGTCGCGCTGCAGGAGACGTACTGGCGGACGGCACTCGGGGTGGAGCGGCTCCCCGGGATGAGCCTCTTCACCTCGCCGCCCTTCGTTGCGCTCCTCTACGTGCCGTGGGCACTCATCCCGCAGGCGCCGGCCCTCCTCCTGTGGACAGGGGCGTGTCTCGCCGCCCTCGCGGCGGCGCTGCGGATCATGGCCCGCTGCGCGCCGCTCACCGGACGCCACTGGCCGGACACCCTCGTCCTGTCGCTCTCCTTCTACCCGATCCTCGAAGGGCTGATGGCCGGGAGCAACTCGCTGCTCGCCGTGCCCATCTTCGCGCTCGTGCTGGTCGCGTTGCGCGCGGGGCGCGAGGCGAGTGCCGGCGCGCTCCTGGGCCTCCTCTTCTACCGGCCGCAGCTCGCCCTCGCGCCCGTCGTCGTGTTCGCGGCCAAGGGGCGCTGGCGGGTGATCGCGGCCGCCGCGGCCGTGGGCGCCGGGTGGGCGGCGGCGAGCGTGCTCTTCGTCGGCTGGCGGACGCCCCGCGATTTCCTCGCGCTCGGGCCCCTGCTCAGCCGGATGATCTTCGAGCCGGGCATGCCGTCTGCGCTCTTCTGCTCGATCTACGCCTTCTTCCTGCTGCCGCTCGGCCCAGCGCGCTTCGGCCTGGCGATGGCGCTGGGCAGCGTGGTGAGCCTCGGGCTGCTCGCGCTCGTGCTCTGGGTGTGGAGAGGACCGTGGGATGCGCGCGCCGGCTGGCTCGACCTCCGCTTCGCGGCGCTCCTCGTGGTCACGCCGCTCGTGAGCCCCTACCTCCAACTGCACGACGTGGCCGTCCTCGTCCTCCCCGCGCTGCTCGTGTCCGAGTACTGGCTGGGTCACGGGGCGGGCGCGGGCTGGGCGCGCATCCGCCTCGTCCTCGCGATCCTCTGGCTCACCTGCCTGGTCGGTCCGCCGATCATCACCCGGCTCGCGCCGCTGCCCCTCGTGCCGGTGGCGGTGTCGCTGCTGGGATGGGCGGTGCTGGACACCTGGCGCGCCGCCGAGGCCCGCGCGTGA
- a CDS encoding DUF2029 domain-containing protein produces MRALLVTLGHLLASGRGRYGVLLAAAIGVAVWVVWLISLLARPGLLDLAGNVKGTDFLEFYAAGRIVAAHQTEHLYDLDVQARIEHEITAPERWSGFHAFITPPFFALPFVPLATLPYLAAFALWSGLGILFLLATLSLLGRQVGDAGRGRRAAALWALGFVPVFAAVSYGQNSLLSLFILAGVFALLRRERDGLAGVVLGCLLYKPQLVLVLALLLLLERRWRALLGLGAMGGVLAAVSLWMSVPAARSYARLARSFPTMLADPAFPTWKMHSLYSFFVLLLPRHLAVAAGLAAISALGVLLAVRTLQPPYRPDTLHRWFAVAIWGSVLVSPHVPVYDLSLLVLPALLLRGERRDEALWRGGVAAIWAMTIVSQPLAQWLRAALGPSLQLSVPVVAAAGYCLLADGVAPVAAGLVGNAGQATQPRGRRSVSDRIAGGT; encoded by the coding sequence ATGCGGGCGCTCCTCGTCACCCTCGGCCATCTCCTCGCCTCCGGGCGCGGGCGGTATGGTGTGCTGCTCGCGGCCGCGATCGGCGTCGCGGTGTGGGTCGTCTGGCTCATCTCGCTGCTCGCCCGCCCGGGACTCCTCGATCTCGCGGGCAACGTCAAGGGCACCGACTTCCTCGAGTTCTACGCCGCGGGGCGTATCGTGGCCGCGCACCAGACCGAGCACCTCTACGACCTCGACGTCCAGGCGCGGATCGAGCACGAGATCACTGCGCCCGAGCGGTGGTCCGGCTTCCACGCCTTCATCACCCCGCCCTTCTTCGCGCTGCCCTTCGTGCCGCTGGCAACCCTGCCCTACCTCGCGGCGTTCGCGCTCTGGAGCGGGCTCGGCATCCTGTTCTTGCTCGCCACTCTTTCGCTGCTCGGCCGGCAGGTGGGGGACGCGGGCAGAGGCCGGCGCGCGGCGGCGCTCTGGGCGCTCGGCTTCGTGCCCGTCTTCGCGGCCGTCTCGTACGGCCAGAACAGCCTCCTCTCGCTCTTCATCCTCGCCGGCGTGTTCGCGCTCCTGCGCCGCGAGCGGGACGGCCTCGCCGGGGTCGTCCTGGGCTGCCTTCTCTACAAGCCCCAGCTGGTCCTCGTGCTCGCCCTGCTCCTCCTGCTCGAGCGACGCTGGCGCGCGCTCCTCGGCCTCGGCGCGATGGGAGGCGTCCTCGCGGCCGTCTCTCTGTGGATGAGCGTTCCCGCCGCCCGCTCGTACGCCCGGCTCGCCCGCTCGTTTCCGACCATGCTCGCCGACCCGGCCTTCCCGACCTGGAAGATGCACTCGCTCTACAGCTTTTTCGTCCTGCTCCTGCCGCGGCACCTCGCGGTCGCGGCGGGGTTGGCCGCAATCTCCGCGCTCGGCGTCCTGCTCGCCGTCCGCACCCTGCAGCCGCCCTATCGCCCCGACACGCTCCACCGCTGGTTCGCCGTCGCCATCTGGGGGAGCGTCCTGGTGAGCCCGCACGTGCCGGTCTACGACCTCTCGCTGCTCGTGCTGCCCGCCCTGCTCCTGCGCGGCGAGCGACGCGACGAGGCGCTCTGGCGAGGCGGCGTGGCAGCCATCTGGGCGATGACGATCGTCTCCCAGCCGCTCGCCCAGTGGCTTCGTGCCGCGCTCGGGCCGAGCCTCCAGCTCTCGGTGCCGGTCGTCGCGGCGGCAGGGTACTGCCTGCTCGCCGACGGTGTTGCTCCCGTCGCCGCCGGCCTGGTCGGGAACGCCGGCCAGGCTACCCAGCCGCGCGGCCGCCGATCTGTGAGCGACCGCATAGCGGGCGGAACGTAG
- a CDS encoding metal-dependent hydrolase — translation MGGAGHLARRRGPRVKMDNLTHAFAAITCSHAISRERPSGLTLAAAVLAANVQDVDWLPFVSSPAAGLEVHRGTMHSLLAVPLLALVVAAGVHLAARQRGNGAAPLPFRPLLGVCLAAAASHPLLDLLNPYGLRPLLPFDGTWCYGDLAGIRDPWMWLILGGSALLLSGRHAASVSTWTVLGSLIVVAALRMIPAQGTFGVVAGLVWIAGAGALLITWLRGVDPHARRAIARGGLAVTVLYVGCLVVLHQRAMSRAYTIAERTAGEHAERAVRVAAIPTVGDLSTWRGLAETERSVYRFAIPLGAASEGLVERFRSIRDPTVGALAQADATRLTRAFLSFARFAAAEVGTEDGRRVLLLADPRYDKAQPDQPRTWPVREPLDP, via the coding sequence ATGGGCGGTGCTGGACACCTGGCGCGCCGCCGAGGCCCGCGCGTGAAGATGGACAACCTGACTCATGCGTTCGCCGCCATCACCTGCAGCCACGCGATCAGCCGGGAGCGGCCCTCCGGCCTCACCCTGGCCGCTGCCGTGCTGGCCGCCAACGTGCAGGACGTGGACTGGCTGCCCTTCGTGTCCTCGCCCGCCGCCGGCCTGGAGGTGCATCGCGGGACGATGCACTCACTGCTCGCGGTGCCCCTGCTGGCGCTCGTCGTCGCCGCCGGCGTTCACCTCGCGGCGCGCCAGCGCGGAAACGGCGCCGCGCCCCTGCCCTTCCGTCCCCTGCTGGGTGTGTGCCTGGCGGCGGCGGCGTCGCATCCGCTCCTCGACCTGCTCAACCCGTACGGTCTGCGTCCGCTCCTGCCCTTCGACGGGACCTGGTGCTACGGGGACCTGGCCGGCATCCGCGACCCGTGGATGTGGCTCATTCTGGGCGGCAGCGCGCTTCTCCTGAGCGGGCGGCACGCGGCCTCGGTCTCGACCTGGACGGTGCTCGGCAGCCTGATCGTCGTGGCCGCACTCCGCATGATCCCCGCGCAGGGCACCTTCGGCGTCGTGGCCGGCCTCGTCTGGATTGCCGGGGCGGGCGCGCTGCTGATCACCTGGCTGCGGGGGGTCGACCCGCACGCGCGGCGCGCGATCGCGCGGGGCGGGCTCGCCGTCACCGTGCTCTACGTCGGCTGCCTCGTTGTGCTGCACCAGCGCGCCATGTCCCGCGCGTACACGATAGCCGAGCGTACGGCGGGCGAACACGCGGAGCGGGCGGTGCGCGTCGCCGCGATTCCGACGGTCGGCGACCTCTCCACCTGGCGGGGGCTCGCCGAGACCGAGCGGAGCGTCTACCGCTTCGCCATTCCCCTCGGGGCCGCGTCAGAGGGGCTCGTCGAGCGCTTCCGGAGTATCCGCGATCCCACTGTCGGCGCGCTCGCGCAGGCGGATGCGACGCGCCTCACGCGCGCCTTCCTGTCGTTCGCGCGCTTCGCCGCGGCCGAGGTCGGCACGGAGGACGGACGGCGGGTGCTCCTCCTCGCCGATCCGCGCTACGACAAGGCCCAGCCCGACCAGCCGAGGACGTGGCCGGTTCGGGAGCCGCTCGACCCATGA
- a CDS encoding DUF2029 domain-containing protein, translated as MSTSGALAPMTRRVRMTQACLAGIALGSLIAGSLPPRSYTKDLQEPYLAARALREGIDIYTPVNELAARYFPIAADTFPHPDPHPPVLAVLSLPLTLLPFPVVVPLWLAVNLVMLVMVGRWLGVSIRMSLALAAWPPLWCLLYIGQLELLILTLAVLGWRSAAAGRDGRAGVWFGVAAVLKLYPVLLLVPFAARGRIRLLLAAGAVVAAGQLVNLATVGPAGFVRYYFDVLPSVAVLYEHLGLNSSPHGALLRVFGGAGDVSPIVHAPNVVLPATIAIALVAMAALAFLDPEASPVAALVGLPVVWYYYAPLALPQILILLRSAAFRRATLVAVAAMSFSLPLVNVLVQWCGSAAPPMAALLAVQPAGLLAVLALSVAQRASARTIPPLPTTMLRSSDPAAAAGSPPTTSRARGAARRGGETPT; from the coding sequence ATGTCGACCTCCGGTGCGCTGGCGCCAATGACCCGCCGTGTTCGCATGACGCAGGCGTGTCTCGCCGGCATCGCGCTGGGCTCGCTGATCGCCGGCAGTCTGCCGCCGCGATCGTACACCAAGGACCTGCAGGAACCGTATCTCGCGGCCCGGGCGTTGCGGGAGGGGATCGACATCTATACGCCCGTGAACGAGCTCGCGGCGCGCTACTTCCCGATCGCGGCCGACACCTTCCCCCACCCCGACCCGCACCCTCCGGTGCTCGCGGTCTTGAGCCTGCCGCTCACGCTGCTCCCGTTCCCGGTGGTCGTACCGCTGTGGCTGGCGGTCAACCTCGTGATGCTGGTGATGGTCGGGCGCTGGCTCGGCGTCTCCATCCGAATGAGCCTCGCCCTCGCGGCGTGGCCGCCGCTCTGGTGCCTCCTCTACATCGGCCAGCTCGAGCTCCTCATCTTGACGCTCGCGGTGCTCGGCTGGCGCTCGGCCGCCGCGGGCCGCGACGGTCGCGCCGGGGTGTGGTTCGGCGTGGCTGCCGTCCTGAAGCTCTACCCCGTGCTCCTGCTCGTACCCTTCGCGGCTCGCGGGCGGATCCGGCTTCTGCTCGCCGCGGGCGCGGTCGTCGCCGCCGGCCAGCTGGTGAATCTGGCCACGGTCGGCCCGGCTGGCTTCGTCCGCTACTATTTCGATGTCCTGCCGAGCGTGGCCGTCCTCTACGAACACCTGGGGCTCAACAGCTCGCCCCACGGAGCGCTGCTGCGGGTGTTTGGCGGCGCGGGCGATGTCTCCCCGATCGTCCACGCGCCCAACGTCGTCCTGCCCGCCACGATCGCGATCGCGCTCGTGGCGATGGCCGCCCTTGCTTTCCTCGATCCCGAGGCGTCCCCCGTTGCCGCCCTGGTGGGTCTGCCTGTCGTCTGGTACTACTACGCGCCCCTGGCCCTCCCGCAGATTCTCATTCTCCTGCGCTCTGCGGCCTTCAGGCGTGCAACCCTCGTCGCTGTGGCTGCGATGTCGTTCTCGCTGCCGCTGGTGAACGTGCTCGTCCAGTGGTGCGGTAGCGCGGCGCCTCCCATGGCCGCGTTGCTGGCCGTCCAACCCGCCGGCCTGCTCGCAGTGCTGGCGCTCTCGGTCGCCCAGCGTGCGAGCGCCCGCACGATCCCGCCCCTGCCGACCACCATGCTCCGGAGCAGCGATCCGGCGGCTGCTGCGGGAAGTCCCCCGACGACGTCGCGTGCTCGTGGTGCAGCGCGGCGAGGGGGAGAGACTCCGACTTGA
- a CDS encoding LLM class flavin-dependent oxidoreductase — translation MRVGMGTVFQNPHDRRPDHEVYTNELRLTDLAEPLGFDSVWGVEHHFTDYTMCPDVLQFLTYVAGRTRSVQLGSMVVVLPWHDPLRVAEQVSVLDHMSGGRFILGIGRGLGRVEFAGFRVGMEESRGRFVESAEMLLRGLEDGWCAYDGEFVKQPRTPIRPKPFKSFRGRTYAAAVSPESARIMARLGVGILIIPQKPWDVVAAELAEYRAAYREVNGTDAPPTVCAGWTFCDEDPARAREMAVRWIGGYWDSVLRHYELASGHLKHTKGYEYYGRMSEIAREKGGTDALSEFFLNLQVWGTPAQCIEKILDIRTRMGCDTFVGVFSYAGMPWEEAERNVRLFAREVMPALQALDAEARAGVPGAADAAARQG, via the coding sequence ATGCGCGTCGGCATGGGGACCGTCTTCCAGAACCCGCACGATCGGCGGCCGGACCACGAGGTCTACACCAACGAACTCCGCCTGACCGACCTGGCCGAGCCGCTCGGCTTCGACTCGGTGTGGGGCGTCGAGCACCACTTCACCGACTACACCATGTGCCCCGACGTCCTGCAGTTCCTGACCTACGTGGCCGGGCGCACCCGGAGCGTGCAGCTCGGCTCCATGGTGGTGGTGCTCCCGTGGCACGATCCCCTGCGCGTCGCCGAGCAGGTCTCGGTCCTCGACCACATGAGCGGCGGCCGCTTCATCCTGGGCATCGGGCGCGGCCTCGGGCGGGTCGAGTTCGCCGGCTTCCGCGTCGGCATGGAGGAGTCGCGCGGGCGTTTCGTCGAGAGTGCGGAGATGCTGCTCCGCGGCCTCGAGGACGGCTGGTGCGCCTACGACGGCGAGTTCGTGAAACAGCCGCGCACGCCCATCCGCCCGAAGCCGTTCAAGTCCTTCCGCGGCCGCACCTACGCCGCGGCAGTGTCGCCCGAGTCGGCGCGCATCATGGCCCGGCTCGGCGTCGGCATCCTCATCATCCCGCAGAAGCCGTGGGACGTGGTCGCGGCCGAGCTCGCCGAGTACCGGGCCGCCTACCGCGAGGTGAACGGTACGGACGCGCCGCCCACGGTGTGCGCCGGCTGGACCTTCTGCGACGAGGACCCGGCGCGCGCGCGCGAGATGGCGGTGCGCTGGATCGGCGGCTACTGGGACAGCGTGCTACGCCACTACGAGCTGGCGAGCGGGCACCTCAAGCACACCAAGGGCTACGAGTACTACGGCCGCATGTCCGAGATCGCGCGCGAGAAGGGCGGCACCGATGCCCTCAGCGAGTTCTTCCTGAACCTCCAGGTGTGGGGTACCCCCGCGCAGTGCATCGAGAAGATCCTCGACATCCGCACGCGCATGGGCTGCGACACCTTCGTCGGCGTGTTCAGCTACGCCGGCATGCCGTGGGAGGAGGCGGAGCGGAACGTGCGCCTGTTCGCGCGCGAGGTGATGCCCGCGCTGCAGGCGCTGGATGCCGAGGCGCGCGCGGGCGTCCCCGGGGCCGCCGATGCGGCAGCCCGCCAGGGTTGA
- a CDS encoding CPBP family intramembrane metalloprotease: protein MTPEPRTASLGRPDALFIAVACGIVPLVSLVMAVQAFEAIAHANLTAYLASIVKWTALGGGALALGRRGGMSWAELYLDPRGSFIVRRPASTCVVVILFIAVVNFGVLPRFTAAWEALGLSCARASYLAMPVSVLGRALGVVCALAAAAGSEILYRGYLRVVAERVFRAWWTAAIVVSAVFGWAHGFYGWCGALYTGLNGLAFALLAHATGSLYVVILAHMCFDALVFAAG from the coding sequence ATGACGCCCGAGCCGCGCACCGCCTCGCTCGGCCGGCCGGACGCCCTCTTCATCGCCGTCGCATGCGGGATCGTCCCGCTCGTGAGCCTGGTGATGGCGGTACAGGCCTTCGAGGCGATCGCCCATGCGAACCTGACCGCCTACCTCGCGTCGATCGTCAAGTGGACGGCCCTCGGCGGCGGCGCGCTCGCGCTCGGCCGCCGAGGCGGCATGTCGTGGGCCGAGCTCTATCTCGACCCACGCGGCTCCTTCATCGTGCGCCGCCCGGCGTCGACCTGCGTGGTCGTTATCCTCTTCATCGCGGTGGTGAACTTCGGCGTGCTGCCCCGCTTCACGGCGGCGTGGGAGGCGCTCGGGCTCTCGTGCGCGCGCGCGTCCTACCTCGCCATGCCGGTGTCGGTCCTCGGCCGTGCGCTGGGTGTGGTGTGTGCGTTGGCGGCGGCGGCGGGCTCCGAGATACTCTATCGTGGCTATCTCCGCGTAGTGGCCGAGCGCGTCTTCCGCGCCTGGTGGACGGCGGCGATCGTGGTGTCCGCCGTGTTCGGCTGGGCGCACGGCTTCTACGGCTGGTGCGGGGCACTCTACACCGGGCTCAACGGTCTCGCCTTCGCGCTCCTGGCCCACGCGACGGGCTCCCTCTACGTCGTCATCCTGGCCCACATGTGCTTCGACGCCCTGGTCTTCGCGGCGGGATGA